Proteins from one Nitrobacteraceae bacterium AZCC 2146 genomic window:
- a CDS encoding pyruvate kinase (product_source=KO:K00873; cath_funfam=3.20.20.60,3.40.1380.20; cog=COG0469; ko=KO:K00873; pfam=PF00224,PF02887; superfamily=51621,52935; tigrfam=TIGR01064), which produces MRRQRRIKILATLGPASSDSAMIRKLFEAGADVFRINMSHTSHDKMRELVKTIRNVESSYGRPIGILVDLQGPKLRVGAFADGGVQLKNGETFTLDSSPAPGDNTRVQLPHPEILMALRPGHALLIDDGKLRLIAEETSSDRAVTRVVIGGRISDRKGVSLPDTDLPVSAMTPKDRLDLEAALETGIDWVALSFVQRAEDVIEAKRLVRGRASIMSKIEKPQAIDRLGDILEASDALMVARGDLGVELPLERVPSLQKRMTRMARRAGKPVVVATQMLESMILSPVPTRAEVSDVATAIYEGADAVMLSAESAAGKFPVEAVATMDRIGEEVERDPTYRTVLTAQRPDPEPTAGDAIADAARQIAETLDLSAIICWTSSGSTAVRVARERPKPPVVAITPNLATGRKLSLVWGVHCVVAEDAQDQDDMVDRAGRIAFRDGFAKAGQRVIIVAGFPLGTPGTTNMVRIAFVGSGSDADM; this is translated from the coding sequence ATGAGACGCCAGCGCCGCATCAAGATTCTCGCCACGCTGGGCCCCGCCTCTTCCGACAGTGCGATGATCCGCAAACTGTTCGAGGCCGGCGCCGACGTGTTCCGCATCAATATGAGCCACACCTCGCACGACAAGATGCGCGAGCTGGTGAAGACGATCCGCAACGTCGAGAGCAGCTATGGCCGGCCGATCGGCATCCTGGTCGACCTGCAAGGCCCGAAGCTGCGCGTCGGCGCCTTTGCCGACGGTGGCGTGCAGCTCAAGAACGGCGAGACCTTCACACTGGATTCCAGCCCGGCGCCTGGCGACAACACCCGCGTGCAGCTGCCACATCCGGAAATTCTGATGGCGCTCCGTCCCGGCCACGCCTTGCTGATCGACGACGGCAAACTGCGGCTGATCGCCGAGGAAACCTCATCGGACCGCGCCGTCACCCGCGTGGTGATCGGCGGGCGGATATCGGATCGCAAGGGCGTCAGCCTGCCCGACACCGACTTGCCCGTATCGGCAATGACACCGAAGGACCGGTTGGACCTCGAAGCAGCATTGGAGACCGGCATCGACTGGGTGGCGCTGTCCTTCGTGCAGCGCGCCGAAGACGTCATCGAGGCCAAGCGGCTGGTGCGCGGCCGCGCCTCGATCATGTCGAAGATCGAAAAGCCTCAGGCGATTGATCGTCTTGGTGACATCCTCGAAGCCTCCGACGCGCTGATGGTGGCACGCGGCGATCTCGGCGTCGAGCTGCCGCTGGAGCGGGTGCCGAGCCTGCAAAAGCGAATGACGCGCATGGCGCGTCGCGCCGGCAAGCCGGTGGTCGTGGCGACGCAGATGCTGGAATCGATGATCCTGAGCCCGGTGCCGACCCGCGCCGAAGTTTCCGACGTCGCGACCGCGATCTATGAAGGCGCCGACGCCGTCATGCTGTCGGCCGAATCCGCCGCCGGCAAATTCCCGGTCGAGGCCGTCGCCACCATGGACCGGATCGGCGAGGAGGTGGAGCGCGATCCGACCTATCGCACCGTGCTAACCGCGCAGCGCCCCGACCCCGAACCCACTGCCGGCGACGCCATCGCCGACGCCGCGCGGCAAATCGCCGAGACGCTGGATCTATCCGCCATCATCTGCTGGACCAGTTCGGGATCGACCGCGGTGCGCGTCGCGCGCGAACGGCCGAAGCCGCCGGTGGTGGCGATCACGCCGAACCTCGCCACGGGACGCAAGCTGTCGCTGGTGTGGGGTGTGCATTGCGTGGTGGCGGAAGACGCCCAGGACCAGGACGACATGGTGGATCGCGCCGGCCGCATCGCGTTTCGCGACGGTTTTGCCAAGGCCGGCCAGCGCGTCATCATCGTCGCCGGCTTCCCGCTCGGCACCCCCGGCACCACCAACATGGTGCGAATCGCTTTTGTCGGCTCCGGCAGCGACGCGGATATGTAG
- a CDS encoding small-conductance mechanosensitive channel (product_source=COG0668; cath_funfam=2.30.30.60,3.30.70.100; cleavage_site_network=SignalP-noTM; cog=COG0668; ko=KO:K22044; pfam=PF00924; superfamily=50182,82689,82861; transmembrane_helix_parts=Outside_1_4,TMhelix_5_22,Inside_23_217,TMhelix_218_240,Outside_241_254,TMhelix_255_277,Inside_278_297,TMhelix_298_317,Outside_318_320,TMhelix_321_343,Inside_344_370,TMhelix_371_393,Outside_394_402,TMhelix_403_425,Inside_426_458,TMhelix_459_481,Outside_482_485,TMhelix_486_508,Inside_509_539,TMhelix_540_557,Outside_558_560,TMhelix_561_583,Inside_584_781), protein MAPKFLPLFALLCLLIAGPAHAQKTDAAPAPVANALTPEQANRALETLQDDGKRNQMIETLRAIAQATPAKPEAKPAIPLTADSLGAQLLLTVSEQVGETVREISAAARSVTRFPALWFWLQRTANDPSTYQLLFDIAWKLALVFGSALTAEWLMSRLLRRPLNLLEARIPYAARTPARVLDQIDPPSSTADITEVPDLHRRHRSLTRVWQSLVRLPFVLGRLALELLPVVVFAGVVALLLGTDIGDAGVTRLAILATVNAYVLARGIICLTRALFGPLSLFTVREETAAYIEIWTRRIVAVGASGIAFANVALLLGLQRGGYAALLRLVMLVVHLFVVVIILQCRRPVAQAIHAPPGATGVMGMLRNRFAGLWHVLAIAVVLALWGVWALNIQNGYTLLLQYFVGTIIVALVTRLVSIVALSLIDRGFRIRPEILQRFPGLETRANRYLPLLRRIVSAVIAVIGFIALLEVWGVNAFVWFYGGQIGSRMVSAVVTVGIAALAAAALWEGSNALMDRQLAVLTRDSHFARAARLRTFQPMLRTTLLCVIVTVVALTALSEIGVNVAPLLAGAGIVGIAIGFGSQKLVQDVITGLFLLLENTVQVGDNVTVSGLSGVVENVSIRTIRLRAGDGAVHIVPFSAVTTITNASRGAGNAAVSVSVAYKEDTDRAGQVLKDIVAEMRSEPAFKSLIRSDLELWGVDKVDGSMASIVGQIRCTDSGRWPVQREFNRRMKLRFQQEGIEIASAGQTILMQVPTSGSEAPDDTDAEVGKPTRRLAAGRA, encoded by the coding sequence TTGGCGCCAAAATTCCTGCCGCTTTTCGCCCTGCTATGCCTGTTGATCGCTGGTCCCGCGCACGCGCAGAAGACCGATGCGGCGCCGGCGCCGGTTGCCAACGCGTTGACGCCGGAGCAGGCCAATCGTGCGCTGGAGACCTTGCAGGACGACGGCAAGCGCAACCAGATGATCGAGACGCTGCGCGCTATCGCGCAGGCCACTCCCGCGAAGCCTGAAGCGAAGCCGGCGATCCCGCTCACCGCCGACAGTCTCGGCGCGCAACTGCTGCTGACCGTTTCGGAACAGGTCGGCGAGACCGTGCGCGAGATCTCCGCCGCGGCGCGTTCGGTCACGCGATTCCCGGCGCTGTGGTTCTGGCTGCAGCGCACCGCCAACGATCCTTCGACCTATCAATTGCTGTTCGATATCGCCTGGAAGCTGGCGCTGGTGTTCGGCAGCGCGCTGACGGCGGAATGGTTGATGAGCCGGCTGCTGCGGCGGCCGTTGAATTTGCTCGAAGCCCGGATTCCCTACGCCGCCCGCACCCCGGCGCGCGTGCTCGACCAGATCGATCCGCCATCCTCGACGGCTGATATCACCGAGGTGCCGGATCTGCACCGGCGGCATCGCAGCCTGACCCGCGTTTGGCAATCGCTGGTGCGGCTGCCCTTCGTGCTGGGTCGGCTGGCACTGGAATTGCTGCCCGTCGTGGTGTTCGCCGGCGTCGTGGCGCTGCTGCTCGGTACTGACATCGGCGACGCCGGCGTGACACGGCTGGCGATTCTGGCGACTGTGAATGCGTATGTGCTGGCGCGCGGCATTATCTGCCTGACGCGGGCGCTGTTCGGTCCGCTCAGCCTGTTCACGGTGCGCGAGGAAACCGCCGCCTATATCGAGATCTGGACCCGGCGTATCGTCGCGGTCGGTGCCTCCGGCATTGCGTTTGCCAATGTCGCGCTGCTGCTCGGCCTGCAGCGTGGCGGTTATGCCGCGCTGCTTCGGCTGGTGATGCTGGTGGTGCATCTGTTCGTTGTCGTGATCATCCTGCAATGCCGCCGCCCGGTGGCGCAGGCGATCCACGCGCCGCCCGGTGCCACCGGCGTCATGGGCATGCTGCGCAACCGCTTCGCCGGCCTGTGGCATGTGCTGGCGATTGCCGTGGTGCTGGCGCTGTGGGGCGTCTGGGCGCTGAACATCCAGAACGGCTATACGCTGCTGCTGCAATACTTCGTCGGTACGATCATCGTCGCGCTTGTGACGCGGCTGGTGTCGATCGTGGCGCTCAGCCTGATCGATCGCGGTTTTCGGATCCGGCCCGAGATACTGCAGCGCTTTCCCGGGCTGGAGACCCGCGCCAACCGCTATCTGCCGCTGCTGCGCCGGATCGTCTCCGCGGTCATCGCCGTGATCGGCTTCATCGCGCTGCTGGAGGTCTGGGGTGTCAACGCCTTCGTCTGGTTCTACGGCGGACAAATCGGCAGCCGCATGGTCTCCGCGGTGGTTACCGTTGGGATCGCTGCGCTGGCTGCGGCAGCGTTGTGGGAAGGCAGCAATGCGCTGATGGATCGCCAATTGGCGGTGCTGACGCGCGACTCGCATTTCGCCCGCGCCGCGCGGCTGCGCACGTTTCAGCCGATGCTGCGCACGACCTTGCTCTGCGTGATCGTCACGGTGGTGGCGCTGACGGCGCTGAGCGAGATCGGCGTCAACGTTGCGCCCTTGCTGGCCGGCGCCGGCATCGTCGGCATCGCCATCGGCTTCGGTTCGCAGAAGCTGGTGCAGGACGTCATCACCGGGCTGTTCCTGCTTTTGGAGAACACCGTGCAGGTCGGCGATAACGTCACCGTGTCCGGCCTGTCGGGCGTCGTCGAGAACGTTTCGATCCGTACCATCCGGCTGCGCGCCGGCGACGGCGCCGTGCATATCGTGCCGTTCAGCGCGGTGACGACGATCACCAACGCCAGCCGCGGCGCCGGCAATGCCGCCGTCAGCGTCAGCGTTGCCTACAAGGAAGACACCGACCGCGCCGGGCAGGTGCTCAAGGACATCGTTGCGGAGATGCGGAGCGAGCCGGCCTTCAAGTCGTTGATCCGCAGCGATCTGGAATTGTGGGGCGTCGATAAGGTCGATGGCTCCATGGCCTCGATCGTCGGCCAGATTCGCTGTACCGATTCCGGCCGCTGGCCGGTGCAGCGCGAGTTCAACCGCCGCATGAAGCTGCGTTTCCAGCAGGAGGGTATCGAGATCGCCAGCGCTGGGCAGACCATCCTGATGCAGGTGCCGACGTCTGGCTCCGAAGCTCCGGATGATACCGACGCCGAAGTTGGGAAACCGACGCGGCGATTGGCTGCGGGGAGAGCCTAA
- a CDS encoding hypothetical protein (product_source=Hypo-rule applied) — protein sequence MISVYAVTALIVPTRDAVGPPTVMIHGAASTWCKMPRQILLSMRSKT from the coding sequence ATGATATCTGTCTATGCGGTGACCGCGCTGATCGTGCCGACACGCGATGCCGTGGGTCCGCCGACCGTGATGATCCACGGCGCCGCCTCCACATGGTGCAAAATGCCGCGCCAGATCTTATTATCGATGAGATCGAAAACATGA
- a CDS encoding hypothetical protein (product_source=Hypo-rule applied; pfam=PF12570) — protein MIVLLALLVAPICVSAVKYWLGDRSVDWQSADRSSAGLLPQPAVHPEALVRVYAARTVRWRGIFAVHTWLVVKEQNAQRYTRYDYTAWGVPIRVNGFAADGRWFGGTPETIASADGEAAARMIPKIQAAIEGYSLRAYGDYRAWPGPNSNTFVAAVLSSVPELRIALPPTAIGKDFPYSGEFFGLTPSGTGVRATLGGYLGLTIGWVEGLEINVLGAVFGLDIRRPAVKLPGLGRLGFGT, from the coding sequence GTGATCGTTCTGCTGGCCCTGCTCGTGGCCCCGATCTGCGTGTCGGCGGTGAAATACTGGCTCGGCGATCGCTCTGTCGATTGGCAGAGCGCGGACCGATCCAGCGCCGGGCTGTTGCCGCAGCCGGCGGTGCATCCAGAGGCTTTGGTACGCGTCTATGCCGCCCGCACCGTGCGCTGGCGCGGCATCTTTGCGGTCCACACCTGGCTGGTGGTCAAGGAGCAGAACGCACAGCGCTACACCCGCTATGACTACACCGCCTGGGGCGTGCCGATCCGCGTCAACGGCTTTGCCGCCGACGGCCGCTGGTTCGGCGGCACGCCGGAAACCATCGCCTCCGCTGATGGCGAGGCCGCGGCAAGGATGATCCCGAAAATCCAGGCTGCCATCGAAGGCTACAGCCTGCGCGCCTATGGCGACTACCGGGCCTGGCCGGGACCGAATTCCAACACCTTCGTCGCCGCGGTGCTGTCGTCGGTGCCGGAATTGCGGATCGCGCTGCCGCCGACCGCCATCGGCAAGGATTTCCCCTATAGCGGCGAATTTTTTGGCCTGACGCCCTCAGGCACCGGCGTCCGTGCCACGCTGGGCGGCTATCTCGGCCTCACCATCGGCTGGGTCGAAGGTCTTGAAATCAATGTCCTCGGCGCGGTGTTCGGCCTCGACATCCGGCGCCCCGCCGTCAAGCTGCCGGGCCTCGGACGGCTCGGCTTTGGCACCTGA
- a CDS encoding 3-hydroxybutyryl-CoA dehydratase (product_source=KO:K17865; cog=COG2030; ko=KO:K17865; pfam=PF13452; superfamily=54637), giving the protein MAQAKAFETDFWKDANLRKVWDDIVPGEPRKTIPYVLTKEAIELYCRSVGETHPLYFDEAYARTTPYGGLIAPPSIHILLMFSCTPADDWMRTPGTVNAGQSWSYNKPARPGDTITLQARALDKFIKRERLFVVHDNVFFNQHGDVICSGRGHTIRPM; this is encoded by the coding sequence ATGGCGCAAGCGAAAGCTTTCGAAACCGATTTCTGGAAGGACGCCAACTTGCGAAAGGTCTGGGACGACATCGTCCCCGGCGAGCCGCGCAAGACCATTCCCTACGTCCTGACGAAAGAAGCCATCGAGCTGTATTGCCGCTCGGTCGGCGAAACCCATCCGCTGTATTTCGATGAGGCCTATGCCAGGACCACGCCCTATGGCGGCCTGATTGCGCCGCCGTCGATCCATATCCTGCTGATGTTCTCCTGCACGCCGGCGGATGACTGGATGCGGACGCCGGGCACGGTCAATGCCGGCCAGTCCTGGAGCTACAACAAGCCGGCGCGCCCCGGCGACACCATCACGCTGCAGGCCCGCGCACTCGACAAGTTCATCAAGCGCGAGCGGCTGTTCGTGGTCCACGACAACGTGTTCTTCAACCAGCATGGCGACGTCATCTGTTCCGGCCGCGGCCACACCATCCGGCCGATGTGA
- a CDS encoding hypothetical protein (product_source=Hypo-rule applied; cath_funfam=1.10.8.60), producing MPKPSETAIDEIIATCNGDLRGAVKALLLVNEQLETELQQLYAAAAHGGQIRPGNSVLH from the coding sequence ATGCCCAAGCCCAGCGAAACCGCGATCGATGAAATCATCGCCACCTGCAATGGTGATCTGCGCGGCGCGGTGAAGGCGCTGCTGCTGGTCAATGAGCAACTCGAAACCGAATTGCAGCAGCTCTATGCAGCCGCGGCCCATGGCGGCCAGATCCGTCCGGGCAACAGCGTGCTGCACTAG
- a CDS encoding tetratricopeptide (TPR) repeat protein (product_source=COG0457; cath_funfam=1.25.40.10; cleavage_site_network=SignalP-noTM; cog=COG0457; pfam=PF07719,PF13432; smart=SM00028; superfamily=48452), with translation MVRFPAAGFGILLIALFAAAPGHAQVKERRIPPPDAQKKLPEPPAKLPKVGADKTRGLDFLFGALKVAPDDDSAKHVEARIWALWSQTSSDTTALLMTRAKTALDAKQVDVALKLLTAVVKLRPDYIEGWNRRATLYYLQNDYTHSLEDIEQVLVREPRHFGALAGLGMIMQELGDEKRALDAFRKALAINPHLEKVPELVKTLTEKVEGRDI, from the coding sequence ATGGTTAGATTCCCAGCCGCAGGTTTTGGAATTCTGCTGATCGCGCTTTTCGCCGCAGCGCCTGGCCACGCACAGGTCAAGGAACGGCGCATCCCGCCGCCGGATGCGCAGAAGAAACTCCCCGAGCCCCCAGCCAAATTGCCGAAAGTCGGCGCCGACAAGACGCGCGGGCTGGATTTCCTGTTCGGTGCGCTGAAAGTCGCTCCGGACGACGACAGCGCCAAGCATGTCGAGGCACGGATTTGGGCGCTGTGGAGCCAGACCTCCAGCGACACCACGGCGCTGCTGATGACGCGCGCCAAGACTGCGCTGGACGCCAAGCAGGTCGACGTGGCGCTGAAGCTCCTCACCGCCGTGGTCAAGCTGCGGCCGGATTACATCGAAGGCTGGAACCGGCGCGCCACGCTGTATTACCTGCAGAATGACTACACGCATTCGCTCGAGGATATCGAGCAGGTGCTGGTGCGCGAGCCCCGGCATTTCGGCGCGCTTGCCGGGCTCGGCATGATCATGCAGGAACTCGGTGATGAAAAGCGCGCGCTGGACGCCTTCCGCAAGGCGCTGGCGATCAATCCGCACTTGGAAAAGGTGCCGGAACTGGTCAAGACCCTGACCGAAAAGGTCGAAGGCCGCGACATCTGA
- a CDS encoding putative membrane protein (product_source=COG5480; cog=COG5480; pfam=PF06282; transmembrane_helix_parts=Inside_1_15,TMhelix_16_38,Outside_39_199), with the protein MTTADSCRRPLLRRSLAAGLLPALALAWMCLWTSPAAADFRLCNNTSSRVGIALGYKDAEGWTTEGWWNVSSRACETLLRGTLVARFYYIYALDYDRGGEWSGQAFMCSRDKEFTIKGTENCLARGFDRTGFFEVDTGEQRAWTVQLTETNEQPPPRLPGVPGPVGPPGQGFPGIPNTPGGTPPGGAGLPPAVTPGGKP; encoded by the coding sequence ATGACCACAGCAGATTCTTGCCGCCGCCCCCTATTGAGACGCAGCCTCGCCGCCGGCCTGTTGCCGGCGCTGGCGCTTGCCTGGATGTGCCTGTGGACGAGCCCCGCCGCGGCGGATTTCCGCCTCTGCAACAACACCTCGAGCCGGGTCGGCATCGCGCTGGGCTACAAGGACGCCGAGGGCTGGACCACCGAGGGCTGGTGGAACGTGTCGTCGCGGGCCTGCGAGACCCTGCTGCGCGGTACGCTGGTGGCGCGGTTCTATTACATCTACGCGCTCGATTATGACCGCGGCGGCGAATGGTCCGGCCAGGCCTTCATGTGCTCGCGCGACAAGGAATTCACCATCAAGGGCACCGAGAACTGCCTGGCGCGCGGCTTCGATCGCACCGGGTTCTTCGAGGTCGATACCGGCGAGCAGCGGGCCTGGACGGTGCAGCTGACCGAGACCAACGAGCAGCCGCCACCGCGCCTGCCCGGCGTTCCCGGACCGGTCGGGCCGCCCGGCCAGGGATTCCCGGGAATACCGAATACCCCAGGTGGAACACCGCCCGGCGGGGCTGGCCTGCCGCCAGCCGTCACGCCGGGAGGCAAGCCATGA
- a CDS encoding tripartite-type tricarboxylate transporter receptor subunit TctC (product_source=COG3181; cath_funfam=3.40.190.10; cleavage_site_network=SignalP-noTM; cog=COG3181; pfam=PF03401; superfamily=53850) → MKKFTRLALSCLLLASVANAQENFPVSSIRIIVPFPAGGTTDILARFVAQYLGDKLGVTTLVENRAGASGTIGSEMVAKSPADGSVLLLTATHHAINPSLRRNLPYDTQKDFSPIAVVASAPNALVVSKDFPAKNVADLIAMARKEPGKLSFGSSGIGGANHLSGELFKQMAGINIEHIPYKGAAPAMNDLIGGHIPIMFDTLPTVLPAAEGGTIRVLAVTSLTRAASLPDVPTLDEAGVKGFEATAWFGLYMPKADGNPAYTKLVTAMKDILAAPATREKFATQGVEPGKLTGAEFTAFVDSEIRKWNGVVRTANVPLE, encoded by the coding sequence ATGAAAAAGTTCACGAGGCTGGCGCTATCGTGTCTGCTCCTTGCATCGGTCGCCAACGCGCAGGAGAACTTTCCGGTCAGTTCGATCCGGATCATCGTGCCGTTCCCGGCCGGCGGCACCACCGATATCCTGGCGCGCTTCGTCGCGCAGTATCTCGGCGACAAGCTCGGCGTCACCACGCTGGTGGAAAACCGCGCCGGCGCATCCGGCACCATCGGCTCGGAGATGGTGGCGAAGTCGCCGGCGGATGGCAGCGTGCTGCTGCTGACCGCGACCCATCACGCCATCAATCCAAGCCTGCGTCGCAACCTGCCTTACGATACGCAAAAGGACTTTTCGCCGATCGCGGTGGTCGCCAGCGCGCCGAATGCGCTGGTGGTATCGAAAGATTTTCCGGCAAAGAATGTCGCCGACCTGATCGCGATGGCCAGGAAGGAGCCGGGCAAATTGTCGTTCGGCTCGAGCGGAATCGGCGGCGCCAACCACCTGTCGGGCGAGTTGTTCAAGCAGATGGCCGGCATCAATATCGAGCACATTCCCTACAAGGGCGCGGCGCCGGCGATGAACGACCTGATAGGCGGCCACATCCCGATCATGTTCGACACCCTTCCGACCGTTCTTCCCGCAGCCGAAGGCGGCACCATCCGGGTGCTGGCCGTCACCAGCCTCACCCGGGCGGCGTCGCTGCCGGACGTGCCGACGCTGGACGAGGCGGGGGTGAAGGGCTTCGAGGCCACCGCCTGGTTCGGCCTCTATATGCCCAAGGCGGATGGCAACCCGGCCTATACAAAGCTGGTGACGGCGATGAAGGACATCCTGGCGGCGCCGGCGACCCGCGAGAAATTCGCCACCCAGGGCGTTGAGCCGGGCAAGCTGACCGGCGCGGAGTTCACCGCGTTTGTCGATTCGGAGATCAGGAAGTGGAACGGGGTGGTGCGGACCGCCAACGTGCCGCTGGAGTGA
- a CDS encoding 3-hydroxybutyryl-CoA dehydratase (product_source=KO:K17865; cath_funfam=3.10.129.10; cog=COG2030; ko=KO:K17865; pfam=PF01575; superfamily=54637), whose amino-acid sequence MTTTFEKTTFENLATGDTIDGPKFPVSRESIRLFCDGSLDYNPLHLDDDYMKNDFGKTNFGGIIMHGMNNFGLITRMITDWAYPAGAVHRRLETRWVKPVKPGDTIQPVGIIKAKQTTERSRWVLIDVLVRNQNDEKVATGEAMVEFPLTA is encoded by the coding sequence ATGACCACGACGTTTGAAAAAACCACGTTTGAAAATCTCGCCACCGGCGACACCATCGACGGCCCCAAGTTTCCAGTGTCGCGGGAGTCGATCCGGCTCTTCTGCGACGGCTCGCTCGACTACAATCCGCTGCATCTCGACGACGACTACATGAAGAACGATTTCGGCAAGACCAATTTCGGCGGCATCATCATGCACGGCATGAACAACTTCGGCCTGATCACCCGCATGATCACCGACTGGGCCTATCCCGCCGGCGCGGTGCACCGCCGGCTCGAAACGCGCTGGGTCAAGCCGGTGAAGCCCGGCGATACCATCCAGCCGGTCGGCATCATCAAGGCGAAGCAGACCACCGAGCGCTCGCGCTGGGTGCTGATCGACGTGCTGGTGCGCAACCAGAACGACGAAAAGGTCGCCACCGGCGAAGCGATGGTGGAATTTCCACTGACGGCGTAG
- a CDS encoding osmotically inducible protein OsmC (product_source=KO:K04063; cath_funfam=3.30.300.20; cog=COG1764; ko=KO:K04063; pfam=PF02566; superfamily=82784; tigrfam=TIGR03562): protein MTTTFGSAKWQGGIKDGKGAISTKSGALADYPYGFASRFEGKPGSNPEELIGAAHAACFTMALSLILGEAKLTAEHMETKADVTLEKVGDGFAITTVHLTLSAKIPGADQAKFEELTAMAKAGCPVSKVLNAKITLDATLL, encoded by the coding sequence ATGACCACGACTTTCGGATCGGCCAAATGGCAGGGCGGCATCAAGGACGGCAAAGGGGCGATTTCGACCAAGAGCGGCGCGCTCGCGGATTATCCCTATGGCTTCGCCAGCCGCTTCGAAGGCAAGCCGGGTTCCAACCCCGAAGAGCTGATCGGCGCCGCCCATGCCGCCTGTTTCACCATGGCGCTGTCGCTGATCCTCGGCGAAGCCAAGCTCACCGCCGAGCACATGGAGACCAAGGCCGACGTCACGCTGGAGAAAGTGGGTGACGGTTTTGCCATCACCACGGTGCACCTGACGCTGTCGGCCAAGATCCCCGGCGCCGACCAGGCCAAGTTCGAAGAACTGACCGCGATGGCCAAGGCTGGCTGCCCGGTGTCGAAGGTGCTGAATGCCAAGATCACGCTGGATGCGACGCTGCTTTAA
- a CDS encoding large subunit ribosomal protein L36 (product_source=KO:K02919; cog=COG0257; ko=KO:K02919; pfam=PF00444; superfamily=57840; tigrfam=TIGR01022), producing the protein MKVRNSLKSLRARHRDNRLVRRKGRVYVINKVQRRFKARQG; encoded by the coding sequence ATGAAAGTCCGTAACTCGTTGAAATCGCTGCGTGCGCGCCATCGTGACAACCGTCTGGTCCGCCGCAAGGGCCGGGTGTACGTGATCAACAAGGTTCAGCGTCGTTTCAAGGCCCGTCAGGGTTGA
- a CDS encoding hypothetical protein (product_source=Hypo-rule applied), whose protein sequence is MLEFYALAGHGESLAKSSLAKTLAKTLAKT, encoded by the coding sequence TTGCTGGAATTTTATGCGCTCGCGGGACATGGCGAGAGCCTTGCCAAGAGCAGCCTCGCCAAGACCCTTGCCAAGACCCTTGCCAAGACCTGA